The Clostridium beijerinckii genomic sequence CAGTGTGCCTACTTACATTAAATAAGTTGGCTATTTCATTTTCGGAAGGTAATTGGTCTCCTGCTGAAACCTTGTTTTCTTCTATTAGGCTGATATAGTAATTTTCTATTAATTCGTGCTTTGTTTCAGCTTCTTTCATCTTTTTCAACTACTTTCATCAAATAACTATGCAATAACTTCTTAAAATATAAATCGATTTCTTTAAAAGTATATTTTAAAAAGTTGTACGCACTTGATGATTTGATTATATCTCTATTCCCTATATATATCAATAGTTTTTTCTAAAATTTATTTAAACACAAAGGTTAACCATACATCATCTACTTTAATAATTTTTATCGTAATCTCAAATATAAATTTCACTGCAAGGCTGTTTTTACCTAATTTAAACCATAATAATGTTTATCTGGAAAGTTAATATTTTTTATTTTTTTCATTTTACATCTTGTATGTACAACATTATTGTATTATAATAAGCTTGTACATACATCAAAAACTTGTTTGTACTCATGAAAAGGTATACTAAATTTAGATAAGCATTTTTATTTATCCAATAGCTAGCATCCGTAGTACTCCATCTTCTTAAGTGAGAGATAACGGCCGCAAGCTCCTGGACTAGGTGCCCCTTAAGGGTATAAATTCAAGGTGGAGTTAAAATTCCACTTAAAAAGTTTCACTTTATATATTAGGAGGAATGTTAAATGTTAAAAGTAAAAAATTATGAATTTTGGTTTATTACAGGAAGTCAACATCTATATGGTCCTGAAGTAATAGAGCAAGTATCTGATAATTCAAAGATAATAGTTGATGAATTAAACAAAAAGGATTTACCTTATAAAATAGTCTTTAAAACAGTTGCTACTGATTCTCCTTCAATTAGAAAAGTATGCAACGATGCTAATAACGATGAAAACTGTGCTGGTATAATTACTTGGATGCATACATTCTCACCAGCTAAAATGTGGATTCATGGTTTAACTGAACTAAGAAAACCATTACTTCATCTCCATACTCAATTTAATAAAGAAATTCCTTGGGGAACAATTGATATGGACTTCATGAACTTAAACCAAGCAGCTCATGGAGATAGAGAATTTGGATATATTGGAGCTAGACTTGACATAGCTCGTAAAATAGTAGTTGGTCACTGGACAGATGCCTCTGTTTCTGCTGATATAGCTAAATGGATGGCTCCTGCTGTTGCATTTACTGAAGGACACAGTATTAAGGTTGCTCGTTTCGGAGATAACATGAGAAATGTAGCCGTTACTGATGGTGATAGAATAGAAGCTCAAATTAAATTTGGTTGGATAGTTGATTACTATGGAGTTGGTGACCTAGTTAAATCAATGGATACAGTTACAGAAAATCAAATAGATGAACTTATGGCTGAGTACTCTAAATTATATGATATAGATCCTAAAGCTTCTATGGACTCTATCCGTGA encodes the following:
- the araA gene encoding L-arabinose isomerase, yielding MLKVKNYEFWFITGSQHLYGPEVIEQVSDNSKIIVDELNKKDLPYKIVFKTVATDSPSIRKVCNDANNDENCAGIITWMHTFSPAKMWIHGLTELRKPLLHLHTQFNKEIPWGTIDMDFMNLNQAAHGDREFGYIGARLDIARKIVVGHWTDASVSADIAKWMAPAVAFTEGHSIKVARFGDNMRNVAVTDGDRIEAQIKFGWIVDYYGVGDLVKSMDTVTENQIDELMAEYSKLYDIDPKASMDSIREQAKIEIGLRTFLDARGYTAFTTNFEALHGMKQLPGLAVQHLMAEGYGFGAEGDWKTAALLRAMKIMAGGKGTGLMEDYTYNMDSENGLILGAHMLEICPTLAATKPVIEVHPLGIGGKEDPARLVFKGASGPAVAASLIDMGNRFRLIVNSVDCVEVTEDMPNLPVASVLWKPQPSLKEGAKAWIMAGGAHHTSFSFYVDEEQLLDWADMVGVECVVINNDTKLSTFKNELKFSSAAWKF